A part of Daphnia pulex isolate KAP4 chromosome 6, ASM2113471v1 genomic DNA contains:
- the LOC124196365 gene encoding saccharopine dehydrogenase-like oxidoreductase has protein sequence MAREYDLIIFGATGFTGQYVVEEVARVADEEKLTWAVAGRHVEKLKQILEKAEKVTGKSLANVGVIKADVSDPNSLSEMAKKGKIVLNCVGPYRFYGEAVVKACVENGTSHLDISGEPQFLERMQLDYNSTARDNNCYVVGACGFDSIPADMGTVFLEQEFDGQVNSVETYLNIKAKHGFHLHYGTWQSAIYGFACANELKPLRKKLFPQRLPECQPKLKSRGPLHQNPIVKSWCLPFPGSDRSVVMRSQRYFYEKEKKRPVQMSAYVQCPSLIAAVLMILTATVFGILASFKFGRSLLEKYPKVFSFGAFDHKGPTKKEMEGTSFVLTLAGKGWSEKLAEPTDVNKNRPEKELVVQVSGPELGYVATPICLVQAALVLLREADKLPSEGGVYPPGAAFGKTSLIKRLTKYGVKFETGLKSSL, from the exons ATGGCACGAGAGTAcgatttgatcatttttggTGCGACGGGATTCACTGGGCAGTATGTCGTTGAG GAAGTAGCTCGTGTTGCCGACGAAGAGAAACTCACTTGGGCAGTTGCTGGTCGTCATGTCGAAAAGTTAAagcaaattttggaaaaagctGAGAAAGTGACTG GCAAATCTCTCGCGAATGTTGGAGTCATCAAGGCAGATGTTAGTGATCCTAATTCACTTAGTGAGATGGCTAAGAAAGGGAAGATTGTTCTAAACTGTGTGGGGCCTTACAG ATTTTATGGAGAAGCTGTAGTGAAAGCCTGTGTAGAAAATGGAACAAGTCATCTTGACATAAGTGGGGAGCCTCAA TTTCTTGAAAGGATGCAGTTGGATTACAATTCTACTGCTCGTGATAACAATTGCTATGTAGTGGGTGCTTGTGGATTTGACAGTATCCCAGCTGATATGGGAACTGTTTTTCTAGAACAAGAATTTGATGGGCAAGTCAACTCTGTTGAAACATATTTGAATATCAAGGCCAAACAT GGATTTCATCTTCACTACGGAACTTGGCAGAGTGCTATCTACGGGTTCGCTTGTGCCAACGAATTGAAACCGTTGCGCAAGAAGCTTTTCCCTCAGCGGTTGCCCGAGTGTCAACCAAAGCTAAAATCAAG gggTCCACTCCATCAAAACCCAATCGTCAAATCATGGTGTCTACCATTTCCTGGATCTGATCGCTCTGTTGTGATGCGATCTCAGCGGTACTTCtacgaaaaggagaaaaagcgCCCAGTGCAAATGTCAGCGTACGTACAATGCCCTTCGTTAATTGCGGCTGTACTGATGATCTTAACGGCTACCGTGTTCGGTATTTTGGCGAGTTTCAAATTCGGACGCAGTTTGCTGGAAAAG TACCCAAAAGTGTTTTCATTCGGAGCATTTGACCACAAAggtccaacaaaaaaagaaatggagggAACGTCATTTGTTCTTACTTTAGCTGGAAAAGGATGGAGCGAGAAACTGGCAGAGCCGACGGATGTGAACAAGAATCGCCCCGAGAAAGAGCTGGTGGTTCAAGTGTCTGGACCTGAACTTGGTTACGTTGCCACACCAATATGCTTGGTACAAGCCGCTCTTGTACTTCTTCGCGAAGCTGATAAACTGCCCTCTGA AGGGGGAGTGTATCCACCTGGAGCGGCATTTGGTAAAACTTCCCTGATTAAGCGTTTAACCAAATATGGAGTCAAATTCGAAACTGGCCTCAAAAGTTCtttataa
- the LOC124196366 gene encoding uncharacterized protein LOC124196366, whose protein sequence is MLASAIIFATAVALVSANNAPTYPSDVSSTAGNSYESYPPFNGAKVPQNGKPSNSSYPDDGCGDYSVRFKGDGYCYPLLKKGPCENVLFWITVDPYTYEGICTPRLCGREKVFVGRDGLCHDIYDTKECRGGRRLYYSAYGDPICDCPVGQYPFPSEDDDCVPLFTQGPCPTNQVVSVSASGKLECAPNTCQLVDRYQDFLLQLVPVKQSRISNDDEDDEYGYCYALGTRGPCSPSELFGYNIFSSQGECVDMDDPRTPYFSSPEENAILDDVFDRAANEPIKTKNNKSNTFFRAQRLSRKRRQGPNTFGIFQQPSRIPTSLLNPCQTGGRNGNNFKCANPLVPSRPVRDVSQPVSPAFGCRPNDFLQATGQCGGNRGPASCGPSYQFIPATNQCRPIRF, encoded by the exons ATGTTGGCTTCAGCAATAATATTTGCGACTGCTGTCGCACTGGTATCGGCAAACAACGCTCCAACCTATCCTAGTGATGTCTCCAGTACGGCCGGCAATTCTTATGAGAGTTATCCTCCGTTTAATGGTGCAAAAGTTCCACAAAATGGGAAACCATCTAATTCTTCTTATCCTGATGATGGCTGTGGAGACTATTCTGTCCGATTTAAAGGCGATGGATACTGTTATCCTCTTCTGAAGAAAGGCCCTTGCGAGAATGTGTTGTTTTGGATTACGGTCGACCCGTATACTTATGAG GGAATATGTACTCCTCGCCTTTGTGGTAGAGAAAAAGTGTTCGTCGGTCGAGATGGTCTTTGTCACGATATTTACGATACTAAAGAGTGCCGAGGAGGTAGGCGTCTTTATTACTCGGCTTACGGAGATCCAATTTGTGATTGTCCTGTTGGGCAATATCCATTCCCATCAGAGGATGACGATTGCGTTCCTTTATTTACCCAAG ggCCGTGTCCAACCAATCAGGTTGTATCCGTTAGTGCATCGGGTAAATTAGAGTGTGCCCCCAACACTTGTCAACTAGTTGATAGATATCAGGACTTCCTCCTGCAATTGGTCCCGGTTAAACAATCAAGAATAAGTAACGATGACGAAGACGATGAATATGGATACTGCTATGCGTTAGGCACTCGAGGACCTTGCTCACCTTCTGAACTTTTTGGTTACAACATCTTTAGCTCTCAGGGAGAGTGTGTTGACATGGATGACCCTAGAACGCCATACTTTTCTTCTCCGGAAGAGAACGCAATTTTAGATGATGTCTTTGATCGGGCCGCAAACGAACccataaaaacaaagaataacaaaagtaATACGTTTTTTCGTGCACAACGTTTATCAAGAAAACGAAGACAAGGACCCAATACTTTTGGGATATTCCAACAGCCAAGTAGAATTCCAACATCTCTCCTAAATCCCTGCCAAACTGGCGGTCGAAACGGAAATAATTTCAAGTGTGCAAATCCTTTGGT TCCTAGTAGACCCGTCCGCGACGTTAGTCAGCCTGTCAGTCCTGCTTTCGGTTGCCGACCAAATGATTTCTTGCAAGCTACTGGACAATGCGGTGGCAACCGTGGGCCAGCTAGCTGCGGACCTTCCTACCAATTCATCCCAGCTACAAACCAATGTAGACCAATACGCTTTTGA
- the LOC124196363 gene encoding uncharacterized protein LOC124196363, with translation MASIVIISALLIVPCRLAFKIPDSESAVANLWSEFELQLQDTVFQALDRHERHRRAAPVQDVWTGFVPDLYQHRDQLVVDSVNIVSSNTLQCPSQNENEVLLDSVQYEKRRYTLVTCGDRLNLYRLNSNALQLMDYKILSDNAISLEHFKLFDPESGEILLFLLVLTPKSLEVYKVHKDTLELSVNQQLINEFSGLRVFDVNGDIFCMLAKKTDNQIRPGIFKLALNKGQIHFDLVTTSSFTDNSPIQICTVDGQGHLFHYDVDQKRLNTYLFDTLQLEHHQIIEAEGVKDFQCFRIGSTHYLAFATFQSMKIFQFVDGFYEALQTLPLQGVSVIKPLSPPTYRDDTFLLISGFNVTSFEAFVNILLLDASSLTFVPMQSTCSDPIAIDSPPKKIKPSDIGCLTSIDNLDFSSLTSIILDQQLLLVISEGSVGWIFTVDVHLEPIENPVARQLLGVQGRIDATTSAAEKAGAKSREFLEFSKGIVLYDSDVKLKGSWKVRTIEVPEVTLEKINQTEVDFNPESWIPGLDVIVGDIQKKMTELERLLDDIDGRLQGTIQNATQDNIDFGHLIVDGSMLINQLEVTKLSVEKLNGLPFDPLVTDVVRLDSERMIESLVLMGTLTTDALSAKQINGILVEDVLVKSDKHPKITGNLIVNNNVSVVGDVIVGGTVNGIDLSSEILTSNDTLDSINFGDDVIVVDLSVDGHLNGVDASHVLPNVVVDQTLDVQLDNVHFDHLVIDGNLEIKSDMVNDIDIMALNASAIRLDADQLIEGSIVFKQGVTAEKFLQVEIINGINFDDFITKNTSLDDIVMTGEKVFHGDVTTRVLHVEKTVNNHHLHNALTLDTNQTVEGALRLLNGFEVPTGDLTVENVNGVDWKAVREHGVHPAILKLQGINKNVTIRNLCSIDGSLAAGHLKVNGESLEDLLNDIVYSNGVDVVITGPKKFSSLKINSLQVDGYINGLKLLEELLTSSTDQTITGRYDFQRFVDFSALDVKGRLNKYDLDELLGSVLQFDDNFNSVTCRLKFYHVSVSDEIIVNGSINGFPTELMVLDGVDQTFTAPQKLVSPDFSSLTIGGNLNMTDASNHVNGLDLDLFDRRRVTVSTDQWIRGAWAVGNISGDTLSFRTLNGLTVDKWKSSFVHAHSPTAQTIKADLFDINVLEVKGDIMTSSNKINDYDLHWLSQVAGDIREKLVFNTSVSFEHLESEQIRVSGTVNGFSLQRLKDDVVHHNQKPRVTGVKKFKTVQVKGDVDAELVNGRRLLDSFLHISADQTIESPIKFADQVIAGDMKMIGDSTTLNGVPNSLLFSSQTLTHNIHRGDIIFEQQIDVDSLEIKSLQGENWEQLVSSLARINDTNIFTGTVTFTSPVKIEGALSVEELNGVDVKKFIEDVVLVDVDANITSPKYFDQLETARLSTHSLSSDSVYPDIISTARDAIRLDVSDIVNGTMVFETISVNRNVKVSKLNDQPFPSGFVTLDTDQELPDSMVVDKVIMLGDIILEDGARVNGFDLKAECANTWMVDGDEKIESHKVFQGQVDLSGNLTVTQKVNGIPDFGQEVVMLANVGSVYGAPQFSDLTISGNVVNVGLTNDIDLADLASRALYLDAPINTNAVWSLGNAMIHGGNFLLPVEAKINDNSFNVGQLTGITSFVEPRILKVEERNVYNAALQWHDALRHAYFKMDHLDLSQTISLPHQVTALSELQMNDTSLLFIGTRGGSMVYSRKSNETSYSLAGIPPDTGNVSKWLALPPDSAASLSTTGTKLWRIVSSDPFRMDLVKDFGSDVVDITDEAIHNLRSVSTSGNASKTNSAVASLGGVQVYERMKTPAEMSNSNGQWNSDYKMHNFRLGSKSMIALIMTFSPEVLASVVGCPGVRLFSTNTGSMKLEHIIPACDVRAITTFSHGNLPDDYLLLAEHEAVTVYHYEGASGYVQKFRLPYPTATALHSWSIKSGSDSDLLVAVAKADRVAIHNSVTVGDYIVD, from the exons ATGGCCTCCATTGTTATAATTTCGGCACTGCTCATTGTTCCTTGTCGTTTGGCATTCAAGATACCg GATAGTGAGTCGGCTGTAGCGAATTTGTGGTCAGAATTTGAACTGCAACTTCAGGACACTGTATTCCAGGCATTAGATCGTCATGAACGACATCGTCGAGCTGCTCCAGTTCAAGACGTTTGGACAGGATTCGTTCCCGATCTTTATCAGCATCGAGATC aaTTGGTGGTGGATTCTGTGAACATCGTTTCTTCCAACACGCTGCAATGTCCaagccaaaatgaaaatgaagtaTTGCTCGATTCGGTGCAATATGAGAAACGGAGATACACGTTAGTAACTTGTGGTGATCGCCTCAACTTGTATCGTCTGAATTCTAACGCTCTCCAACTCATGGACTATAAAA TATTGTCTGATAATGCAATATCCCTTGAGCATTTCAAACTCTTCGACCCAGAAAGCGGCGaaattcttctatttctgTTGGTATTAACACCAAAAAGTCTAGAGGTTTACAAAGTTCACAAG GACACACTGGAACTCTCTGTTAACCAACAGCTTATTAACGAGTTTTCAGGGTTGCGAGTGTTTGACGTGAATGGAGATATTTTTTGCATGTTAGCTAAAAAGACAGATAATCAGATAAGACCTGGAATCTTCAAGTTGGCCTTGAATAAAGGCCAAATTCACTTCGA CCTGGTGACGACATCCTCATTCACCGACAACTCTCCGATACAGATATGTACCGTTGATGGCCAAGGGCATCTGTTTCATTACGACGTTGATCAGAAACGGCTCAACACTTATCTGTTTGACACTCTTCAACTAGAACATCACCAGATAATTGAGGCAGAAGGAGTTAAG GATTTTCAATGTTTCCGGATAGGTTCGACTCACTACTTGGCGTTTGCCACATTTCAATCTATGAAAATCTTCCAGTTCGTCGATGGTTTCTACGAGGCATTACAAACTTTGCCTCTTCAAGGCGTGTCGGTCATCAAGCCTTTATCGCCACCAACTTACCGCGACGATACTTTTCTATTAATCAGCGGATTTAATGTGACGTCATTTGAAGCTTTCGTCAATATTTTGCTGCTAGATGCCTCGTCACTTACATTCGTACCCATGCAATCGACTTGCTCCGATCCAATCGCTATAGATTCACCgcctaagaaaataaaaccttcgg ACATTGGCTGCCTCACATCTATCGACAATTTGGATTTCAGCTCACTCACGTCAATCATTCTCGATCAGCAATTACTACTGGTCATTTCTGAAGGATCAGTAGGATGGATTTTTACAGTCGATGTCCACTTGGAGCCTATAGAAAATCCTGTAGCCCGACAACTACTCGGAGTTCAAGGTCGCATCGACGCGACTACTTCTGCAGCTGAAAAGGCTGGTGCCAAATCGCGCGAATTTCTCGAATTTTCCAAAGGAATAGTACTGTATGATAGTGATGTCAAACTGAAGGGCTCGTGGAAGGTGAGAACGATTGAGGTACCGGAAGTTACACTggagaaaatcaatcaaactgAAGTTGATTTCAATCCGGAATCCTGGATCCCCGGACTTGATGTCATTGTCGGTGATATCCAGAAAAAGATGACTGAACTAGAAAGACTGCTTGACGACATTGATGGTCGTTTACAAG GTACAATCCAAAACGCTACTCAAGATAACATCGATTTTGGGCACCTTATCGTCGACGGGTCAATGTTAATCAATCAACTCGAAGTAACCAAATTGTCTGTTGAGAAACTGAATGGACTACCTTTCGACCCTTTGGTCACCGATGTAGTCCGGCTTGATTCCGAGCGAATGATAGAGAGTCTTGTGTTAATGGGGACACTGACAACCGATGCCCTTAGCGCCAAACAAATCAACGGCATTTTAGTTGAAGATGTTCTTGTGAAAAGTGACAAACATCCTAAAATCACTGGTAACCTCATCGTCAACAATAATGTTAGCGTTGTCGGAGACGTAATCGTTGGTGGAACTGTTAACGGAATCGATTTGAGTAGTGAAATTTTGACTTCAAATGATACCCTTG actCAATTAATTTCGGTGATGATGTGATCGTTGTCGATTTATCTGTCGATGGACACCTGAACGGAGTTGATGCTTCGCATGTGCTACCTAATGTCGTCGTCGATCAAACACTTGACGTTCAGCTGGATAACGTCCATTTCGACCATTTGGTGATAGACGGAAATTTGGAGATAAAATCTGACATGGTTAACGACATCGATATAATGGCTTTGAATGCCAGCGCTATTAGATTAGACGCTGACCAGCTTATTGAAGGCAGCATCGTTTTTAAACAA GGTGTTACTGCTGAAAAGTTTCTCCAAGTTGAAATCATCAACGGAATTAATTTTGATGACTTCATAACTAAAAACACAAGTTTGGACGACATCGTCATGACTG gagaaaaagttttccatGGGGACGTTACCACCCGTGTACTTCATGTtgaaaaaacagttaacaacCATCATCTTCATAACGCCCTTACACTCGATACAAATCAAACTGTTGAGGGAGCATTGCGTTTGTTAAATGGATTTGAAGTTCCTACTGGAGATTTAACCGTAGAAAATGTCAATGGGGTTGACTGGAAAGCTGTCAGGGAACACGGAGTGCATCCTGCTATCTTAAAGCTGCAAGGAATAAATAAGAACGTCACCATTCGTAATTTATGCTCAATTGATGGTTCTTTGGCTGCCGGACACTTAAAGGTAAACGGAGAAAGCCTTGAAGACCTCCTGAACGACATTGTTTATTCC AATGGCGTCGACGTTGTAATAACTGGCCCCAAGAAATTTTCCTCATTGAAGATAAATAGTCTGCAGGTTGACGGCTACATAAACGGGTTGAAGTTACTGGAGGAGTTGCTTACATCCAGCACTGATCAGACTATTACTGGCCGCTACGATTTCCAACGTTTTGTCGACTTTTCTGCGCTGGATGTTAAGGGCCGTCTTAACAAATATGACTTGGATGAGCTGCTAGGAAGTGTATTGCAATTTGACGATAACTTCAATTCGGTAACATGCCGCTTGAAATTCTACCACGTCAGTGTTAGTGATGAAATCATAGTCAACGGATCTATCAACGGATTTCCCACGGAATTAATGGTGCTCGACGGTGTGGATCAAACTTTCACTGCGCCACAAAAACTAGTCTCTCCAGATTTCAGTTCTTTGACCATTGGAGGCAATCTGAATATGACGGACGCTTCAAACCATGTCAACGGATTAGATTTGGACCTCTTCGACCGCCGCAGAGTTACCGTCTCCACGGATCAATGGATTAGAGGCGCTTGGGCGGTCGGCAATATTTCAGGAGATACACTTTCATTCCGAACACTGAATGGCCTCACTGTGGATAAGTGGAAATCGTCTTTCGTACACGCGCACTCCCCAACTGCTCAGACAATCAAAGCTGATTTATTCGATATAAATGTGTTGGAAGTCAAAGGCGACATCATGACTTCATCGAATAAAATTAACGACTACGATCTTCACTGGCTAAGTCAAGTGGCTGGAGACATACgtgaaaaattagtttttaacaCTAGCGTGTCTTTTGAGCATCTGGAATCGGAGCAAATTCGTGTAAGCGGAACTGTGAACGGCTTCTCGCTTCAGCGACTCAAGGACGATGTTGTCCATCATAATCAGAAGCCCCGCGTTACAGGAGtcaagaaatttaaaacagtTCAAGTGAAAGGAGATGTGGACGCCGAACTGGTGAACGGCCGCCGTTTACTCGACTCATTTTTGCACATCAGCGCCGACCAAACGATCGAATCACCTATTAAATTCGCAGATCAAGTTATTGCTGGCGATATGAAAATGATTGGAGACTCGACTACTCTCAACGGGGTGCCAAACTCGCTGCTGTTCTCCTCCCAAACGCTGACTCATAACATCCACCGCGGTGACATCATTTTCGAGCAACAGATCGATGTAGACTCTCTAGAGATAAAATCACTACAGGGCGAGAATTGGGAGCAGTTGGTTTCCTCACTGGCACGAATCAATGATACAAATATATTCACGGGGACTGTTACATTCACCAGTCCCGTCAAG ATTGAAGGCGCGTTATCGGTTGAAGAGCTGAATGGTGTCGACGTGAAGAAGTTTATCGAAGACGTTGTTCTTGTCGATGTCGATGCAAACATCACGTCTCCGAAATATTTCGATCAGCTGGAAACTGCTCGGCTGTCTACACACAGTCTGTCAAGTGATTCAGTGTATCCGGATATAATTAGCACGGCGAGAGATGCCATTCGGCTTGACGTCAGTGATATTGTGAACGGAACAATGGTTTTTGAAACAATCTCAGTCAACCGGAATGTGAAAGTTTCCAAGCTGAACGACCAACCTTTTCCTTCTGGCTTTGTTACGCTAGACACTGACCAAGAGCTACCTGACTCCATGGTGGTTGATAAAGTAATCATGCTCGGTGACATCATACTGGAAGACGGAGCCCGAGTTAATGGATTCGACCTCAAGGCGGAATGTGCAAACACTTGGATG GTGGATGGGGACGAAAAGATTGAATCGCACAAAGTCTTCCAAGGCCAAGTCGATTTATCAGGAAACCTCACGGTTACTCAGAAAGTGAACGGAATACCTGACTTTGGACAGGAAGTTGTGATGCTTGCGAATGTTGGATCtgtctatg GAGCTCCGCAATTCAGTGACCTTACGATCAGTGGTAACGTTGTGAATGTTGGACTGACAAATGATATTGATTTGGCTGATTTGGCATCGCGAGCGCTCTACCTTGATGCGCCTATCAACACCAATGCCGTATGGTCCTTAGGAAATGCTATGATTCATGGCGGAAATTTCTTGCTACCAGTTGAAGCCAAGATCAATGACAATTCTTTCAACGTTGGCCAGTTAACTGGCATTACTAGCTTCGTCGAACCGCGAATACTAAAG GTAGAGGAAAGAAACGTATATAATGCAGCCTTACAATGGCATGATGCGTTGCGACACGCGTATTTCAAGATGGATCACTTGGATCTCAGTCAGACCATCAGTCTGCCGCACCAAGTCACTGCGCTTTCCGAATTACAGATGAACGACACTTCACTTCTCTTCATAGGGACCCGCGGAGGTTCAATGGTCTACAGTCGCAAGTCAAATGAAACGAGCTACAGTCTAGCTGGCATTCCTCCGGACACGGGCAACGTGTCGAAATGGCTTGCGTTGCCACCTGATTCTGCAGCGAGTCTCTCTACAACTGGAACAAAACTTTGGCGCATCGTTTCGTCTGATCCTTTCCGCATGGACTTGGTTAAGGATTTTGGATCAGATGTGGTGGACATAACTGACGAAGCTATCCATAATCTTCGATCGGTGTCGACTAGCGGAAATGCcagtaaaacaaattcagcAGTGGCGTCGTTGGGCGGAGTGCAAGTGTACGAGCGCATGAAGACGCCAGCAGAAATGTCCAATTCTAACGGGCAATGGAATTCCGATTACAAGATGCACAACTTCCGCTTGGGTTCCAAATCGATGATTGCCCTCATCATGACATTCTCACCCGAGGTATTGGCAAGTGTTGTTGGTTGTCCGGGTGTGCGTTTATTTAGCACAAACACCGGTTCCATGAAGTTGGAACACATTATTCCGGCGTGTGACGTCCGCGCCATCACAACTTTCAGTCACGGTAACTTGCCTGATGATTATCTTCTGTTGGCTGAGCACGAGGCCGTTACCGTCTACCACTACGAAGGGGCCAGTGGATACGTTCAAAAATTCCGACTTCCTTACCCGACTGCCACTGCTCTTCATTCTTGGTCCATCAAATCTGGAAGTGACAGTGATCTTCTTGTGGCTGTGGCCAAAGCTGACCGTGTAGCCATTCACAATTCTGTTACGGTTGGTGATTATATTGTGGATTGA
- the LOC124196359 gene encoding uncharacterized protein LOC124196359, translating into MLFSAIIFATAVALVLANNAPTYPSDVSSTAGNSYESYPPFNGAKVPQNGKPSNSSYPDDGCGDYSVRFKGDGYCYPLLKKGPCENVLFWITVDPYTYEGICTPRLCGREKVFVGRDGLCHDIYDTKECRGGRRLYYSAYGDPICDCPVGQYPFPSEDDDCVPLFTQGPCPTNQVVSVSASGKLECAPNTCQLVDRYQDFLLQLVPVKQSRISNDDEDDEYGYCYALGTRGPCSPSELFGYNIFSSQGECVDMDDPRTPYFSSPEENAILDDVFDRAANEPIKTKNNKSNTFFRAQRLSRKRRQGPNTFGIFQQPSRIPTSLLNPCQTGGRNGNNFKCANPLVPSRPVRDVSQPVSPAFGCRPNDFLQATGQCGGNRGPASCGPSYQFIPATNQCRPIRF; encoded by the exons atgttgttttcagcAATAATATTTGCGACTGCTGTCGCACTGGTATTGGCAAACAACGCGCCAACCTATCCTAGTGATGTCTCCAGTACGGCCGGCAATTCTTATGAGAGTTATCCTCCGTTTAATGGTGCAAAAGTTCCACAAAATGGGAAACCATCTAATTCTTCTTATCCTGATGATGGCTGTGGAGACTATTCTGTCCGATTTAAAGGCGATGGATACTGTTATCCTCTTCTGAAGAAAGGCCCTTGCGAGAATGTGTTGTTTTGGATTACGGTCGACCCGTATACTTATGAG GGAATATGTACTCCTCGCCTTTGTGGTAGAGAAAAAGTGTTCGTCGGTCGAGATGGTCTTTGTCACGATATTTACGATACTAAAGAGTGCCGAGGAGGTAGGCGTCTTTATTACTCGGCTTACGGAGATCCAATTTGTGATTGTCCTGTTGGGCAATATCCATTCCCATCAGAGGATGACGATTGCGTTCCTTTATTTACCCAAG ggCCGTGTCCAACCAATCAGGTTGTATCCGTTAGTGCATCGGGTAAATTAGAGTGTGCCCCCAACACTTGTCAACTAGTTGATAGATATCAGGACTTCCTCCTGCAATTGGTCCCGGTTAAACAATCAAGAATAAGTAACGATGACGAAGACGATGAATATGGATACTGCTATGCGTTAGGCACTCGAGGACCTTGCTCACCTTCTGAACTTTTTGGTTACAACATCTTTAGCTCTCAGGGAGAGTGTGTTGACATGGATGACCCTAGAACGCCATACTTTTCTTCTCCGGAAGAGAACGCAATTTTAGATGATGTCTTTGATCGGGCCGCAAACGAACccataaaaacaaagaataacaaaagtaATACGTTTTTTCGTGCACAACGTTTATCAAGAAAACGAAGACAAGGACCCAATACTTTTGGGATATTCCAACAGCCAAGTAGAATTCCAACATCTCTCCTAAATCCCTGCCAAACTGGCGGTCGAAACGGAAATAATTTCAAGTGTGCAAATCCTTTGGT TCCTAGTAGACCCGTCCGCGACGTTAGTCAGCCTGTCAGTCCTGCTTTCGGTTGCCGACCAAATGATTTCTTGCAAGCTACTGGACAATGCGGTGGCAACCGTGGGCCAGCTAGCTGCGGACCTTCCTACCAATTCATCCCAGCTACAAACCAATGTAGACCAATACGCTTTTGA
- the LOC124196361 gene encoding uncharacterized protein LOC124196361 yields the protein MLFSAIIFATAVALVLANNAPTYPSYISSTTDKSYGSYRPFNAAAPVPQNKKPSNASFADDGCGDSSVRFKGDGYCYPLLKKGPCYSVLLWITVDPYTYEGICTPRLCGREKVFVGRDGLCHDIYDTKECRGGRRLYYSAYGDPICDCPVGQYPFPSEDDDCVPLFTQGPCPTNQVVSVSASGKLECAPNTCQLVDRYQDFLLQLVPVKQSIISNHKYGNGNGQELCHALGSCGPCSPSELFGYNVFRPLGECVDMNDPRTPYFSSPEENAILDDVFGRAANEPNNRFYRAQRLSRKRRQGPNTIGIFQQPSRIPTSLLNPCQPGGRNGNNFKCANPLVPRRPVRDVSQPVSPAFGCRPNDFLQATGQCGSNRGPASCGPSFQFIPATNQCRPIRF from the exons atgttgttttcagcAATAATATTTGCGACTGCTGTCGCACTGGTATTGGCAAACAACGCGCCAACCTATCCTAGTTATATCTCCAGTACGACCGACAAATCTTATGGAAGTTATCGTCCGTTCAatgctgctgctccagttccacaaaataagaaaccatCTAATGCTTCTTTTGCTGATGATGGGTGTGGTGACTCCTCAGTCCGATTTAAGGGCGATGGATACTGTTATCCACTTCTGAAGAAAGGTCCTTGCTATAGTGTGTTGCTTTGGATAACGGTCGACCCGTATACTTATGAG GGAATATGTACTCCTCGCCTTTGTGGTAGAGAAAAAGTGTTCGTCGGTCGAGATGGTCTTTGTCACGATATTTACGATACTAAAGAGTGCCGAGGAGGTAGGCGTCTTTATTACTCGGCTTACGGAGATCCAATTTGTGATTGTCCTGTTGGGCAATATCCATTCCCATCAGAGGATGACGATTGCGTTCCTTTATTTACCCAAG ggCCGTGTCCAACCAATCAGGTTGTATCCGTTAGTGCATCGGGTAAATTAGAGTGTGCCCCCAACACTTGTCAACTAGTTGATAGATATCAGGACTTCCTCCTGCAATTGGTCCCAGTTAAACAATCAATTATAAGTAATCATAAATACGGTAATGGAAATGGACAGGAACTGTGCCATGCGTTGGGCAGCTGTGGACCTTGCTCACCTTCTGAACTTTTCGGTTACAACGTCTTTCGCCCGCTGGGAGAGTGTGTTGATATGAATGACCCTAGAACGCCATACTTTTCTTCTCCGGAAGAGAACGCAATTTTAGATGATGTCTTTGGTCGAGCCGCAAACGAACCCAATAATAGGTTTTATCGTGCACAACGTTTATCAAGAAAACGAAGACAAGGACCCAATACTATTGGGATATTCCAACAGCCAAGTAGAATTCCAACATCTCTCCTAAATCCCTGTCAACCTGGCGGTCGAAACGGAAATAACTTCAAGTGTGCAAATCCTTTGGT TCCTAGGAGACCCGTCCGCGACGTTAGTCAGCCTGTCAGTCCTGCTTTCGGTTGCCGACCAAATGATTTCTTGCAAGCTACTGGACAATGCGGTAGCAACCGTGGGCCAGCTAGCTGCGGACCTTCCTTCCAATTCATCCCAGCTACAAACCAATGTAGACCAATACGCTTTTGA